GATCCGATCACAAGCGCCAGATTGGCATCGGCAGGTGGTTTGGCAATCTCTTTCAAACTTTGCGTGGCTGTCGTGGATAACATAAAGCAACCATCATGAGGCGACCGGCCGGATTTTTTCCGGCTTAGCCATTCCGGCAGCGAAATCAACGGCAGTACTTGCGGCACGTAATTTCTGCCGCATTGCTCGCACGCGGAAATGACGATTTTTTGCCAGTGTTGCTGGCGTTTACCGGCACGTTCGCCGGATAAGTGCACGATACTGCGCGCCGTGGTCACGGGTTGAATGCGTGTCACGCCCAACTCCACTGCTTTTTGTATGATCCAATCCATTTTTTCATTGACACAGACTGCCTGGGCCAACTCAATCGACAATGGCGATTCGCAATCTATCGCGTGATAGGCGTCGACCCGGACGGCCGTGCTGGATTTGGTGATGCTGGTGATGTGTGCGGAGAATTCACCGCCCTGTCCATTGAACAACGTGACCGCATCTCCCTCTTTCAGCCGCAATACCCGCGCGGCATGGTGTTTGTTCCCGGCCGATAATTCGATAATCGTTCCGGCAGTGATTTCTTCGGGATGGTAGAAGCGCGCATGCATGATGGGGGCTGACCGGGGTAAGTAGCAATTCGATAAATGGACTCATGATAATATAGCACGTTATTTATCCGGCATTCATTGTCTGACCGCTGTTTCAGTGGGTGAACGCGGCAGGCTGGAGAAGCGGTTTTCAAGATTATTATCGATAGTAGGAGAAAAGAATATGGCAAGTTTGGAAACACCGGTTTGTGATTTTGGCTGGAAAGCGGTTGATTTTGATTTGTTGGGCGTCGACGGCAAACGCTATAACCTGGCTTCCGCAAAAGGGGAAAACGGCCTGCTGGTGATGTTTATCTGCAATCATTGCCCGTATGTGAAAGCGGTGCAGGATCGCATCATTCGCGATGTGAATGAATTGAAATCGCACGGTATCAATGCCATTGCGATCATGTCCAATGACCCGGCCGATTACCCGGAAGATTCATTTGAAAACATGGCGCTGGTGGCGAAACAATTAAACTATCCTTTCCCGTACGTGTGGGATGAGACACAAGAAATTGCCAAACGCTATGGCGCAGTGTGCACACCGGATTTCTTCGGTTTCAACAACAAACTGGAATTGCAATATCGCGGCCGCCTGGATGCATCGCGCAAAGAGGCCGCCCCTGCCGATGTGCGACGGGATTTATTCGAAGGCATGTTGCAAGTTGCCAAAACCGGCCGCGGTCCGGCAGAACAAATCCCCAGTATCGGTTGTTCGATCAAGTGGCGGTCGGAGTAAACGTGCTAGAAGAAGTGATCACGGCGGTAAAAGAAGTCGCGCAGCAAGTCATCATGCCGCGCTACCTGCAAGTCGACCGTCAGATTAAAGCGGACGGCAGTTTTTTTACCGAAGCGGATGTCGCGGCACAGAATGCGCTGTTGGAAAAGCTGCAAAAAATTCATCCAGCCGCCGCGATGGGCGAGGAAATGACAAAACAGGAGCAGGAAGCGCAGTGGATCAAGGGGCAATCCGGGTTGTGGAGCATCGACCCGATCGATGGCACGTCTAACTTTCTCAATGGGTTACCGTACTTCGCCATTTCAGTGGCGTTCATGGAGCAAGGCAAGAGTGTGCTGGGCGTGATCTACAATCCGGTAACGGATGAGATGTTTTATGCCACCAAAGGCGGCGGTGCTTTTTTGAATGGTATTGCGTTGCCGCTGAAGACGTATACGCCGGCATTATCGGGTGCCATGGCCAATGTCGATTTAAAACGGCTGGATCGGAAATTCGCGGCCAGAGTGGCTGCTTATCCACCGTTTGCCTCGCAGCGCAACTTCGGTGCGTGCGCGCTGGAATGGTGCTATACCGCCGCCGGTTATTTTGATTTATATCTGCACGGCGGACAGAAGCCGTGGGATTACGGCGCGGGTTCATTGATTCTCGCAGAAGCGGGCGGACATATGTGCGGCTTCGAACAGGATGACTACTGGGCGGGATCGCCGTGGACGCGATCCGTGATAGCGGCACTGGATCCCGGGCTATTTGCGCAATGGCGTGACTGGGTGCGCGAGAACCGGAAAGAGTAGGTTGTTCAAGTGAAAATTATCATTCTGGGCGCGGGTCAAGTCGGTTCGTCGGTCGCTGAGAGCTTGGTCAGTGAAGCCAACGACATTACCATGGTCGATATCGATTCCAAGCGTTTGGCGTTATTGCAGGATCGCTTGGATTTGCGTACGGTTGTTGGCAACGCGTCGCATCCATCGGTGTTGGTGAATGCCGGGGCGCATGATGCAGATATGGTGCTGGCCGTAACAGAGCACGATGAGACCAATCTAGTGGCGTGTAAGCTTGCCGCCACACTGTTTAACACACCGACTAAAATTGCCCGGATCCGCTCCACGGAGTATTTGACGCATCCGGAAATTTTTTCAACGGAAAACTTCTGCGTCGATTTTGCCATTTCACCCGAACAGATTCTGACTGAATATATTGAGAAACTCGTTGAGTTTCCCGAAGCCTTGCAGGTGCTCGATTTCGCATCGGGAAAAGTAAGCTTGGTGGCGGTGCGCGCGTTAAAAGGCGGTTCGCTGGTCGGACAGGAATTACAGCAATTGCGCAAGCATGTGCCCAATGTGGATACGCGCGTGGCGGCTATTTTCCGTCAAGACCGGCCGATCATTCCGGAAGGCGACACCATCATCGAAGCGGAAGATGAGGTATTTTTCATTGCCGCAACCGAAGACATTCGCACCGTCATGCGGGAATTGCGCAAAATGGACAGGCCGGTCAAACATGTGATGATCGCTGGTGGCGGAAAAATCGGCAGGCGTCTGGCCATGACGCTGGAAAAAGATTATCAGGTCAGGATCATAGAACGCAATTACCAAGCTTGTGAGCGTTTGGCGGGTGAATTGAGCAATGCGCTGGTGCTGCACGGCGATGCAACGGATGAAACCTTGCTGGAGAGTGAGAGCATTGCCGAGATGGATTTGTTTTGCGCGCTGACGAATGACGAAGAGAACAACATTATGGCGGCGCTGCTGGCGAAACGGATGGGGGCGCATAAAGTGATTGCGCTGATCAATCGCCGCGCTTACGTGGATCTGGTGCAAGGCAGCCGTATTGATATCGCGATCTCGCCAGCGCAAGTGACGATCGGCTCATTGCTGGCTTATGTCCGGCACGGCGATGTTGCTGCTGTACATAGTCTGCGGCGGGGTGCGGCGGAAGCATTGGAATTGGTTGCGCATGGCGATGCGCGGTCGTCCAAAGTCGTCGGACGCAAGATTGATGAAATCAAGCTGCCAAAAGGCGCGACCATTGGCGCAATAGTGCGTGGTTTGCCGAGAACCGAAGGGTTATTTGGCGAGAGTTTGAGTTCCGCAGAGCTGGAAAAGAATCTAGCTGAGTCGAGTCACTCAATACGCGTCATCATTGCGCATCACGATACGGTCATCGAATCGGAAGATCATGTGATTCTATTTGTGGTCAACCGGAAAATGATTCGCGAAGTGGAAAAACTGTTTCAGGTTAACGTTGGCTTTCTGTAGCGCATCATTCCATGAATCGGTTGCTTACGGTTGTTAATGTGCTGGGCAAGATGGTGCTGGTATTCGGGCTGACCATGCTGATTCCATTCGGTTTGGCGCTATGGATCGATGACGGTGCGCGTTTTGTTTTTGGCGAGTCTATTCTGATTACCCTCGGTAGCGGTTTAGTCATGTGGCTCGCGACACGCCGCTATCAACGTGAATTGCAGACGCGCGATGGCTTTTTGCTGGTGGTCATGGTGTGGTCCGGGTTACCGGCTTTTGCCATGCTGCCATTACTGCTGTATTTGCCCGAACTCAATCTCAGCATGGCTTATTTTGAAGCTGTTTCGGGCTTAACCGCTACCGGTGGTACGGTATTGTCGGGGTTGGATGCGTTGCCGCCGTCCATCAACCTATGGCGTGGCGAAATTGTGTGGCTTGGCGGTATGGGTCTGATTGTGCTCGCGGTAGCGATCTTACCATTGCTGGGCGTCGGCGGACGGCAATTGCTGAATGCTGAAATACCGGGGCCCATGAAAGAAAACAAACTGACGCCGCGTATCGCTGAAACAGCTAAAGGGTTGTGGTCGATCTACGCGAGTCTGACCTTGGCGTGTGTTTTTGCTTACAAGTGGGCAGGCATGGATTGGTTTGATGCGGTCATGCACGCTTTCACAACTTTGGGATTAGGCGGTTTTTCATCGCATGACGCAAGTTATGCTTACTGGGATTCTCCGCTCATTGAATCGGTTGCAATTGTCTTTATGCTGATTGCCGGAATAAATTTTGCGACCCATTTTCTGGCTTGGCGGGCAAAAAGCTTAACGCCTTATCGCTATGATTCCGAAGTGAGCTGGTATGTCATGATCCTTTTTCTCAGTTGCGCCGGATTGGCATTGTATCTTTGGTTAACCGGCGTTTACTCCGAGCCGCTGATAGCCTTGCGTTATGCCGCTTTCAATATCGTATCCGTTGCCACGACGACCGGCTACAGTAATACCGATTATAACCTGTGGCCGATATTCGTTCCTCTCTGGATGTTATTTTTATCCGGATTTTGCACTTCTTCAGGCTCCACTGGCGGTGGCATTAAGATGATACGGGCCCGTATTCTGTATCAGCAGGTTTATCGTGAAATTATTACGATTATGCATCCCAATGCGGTAATGCCCGCGAAACTTGGGAGAAGTGTGCTGGCAAGCCGGGTCATTCTTGCAGTCTTGGTATTTCTGTTTGTTTATACGGCGAGTATCGTGCTGATGATGCTGATGCTCACATTGAGCGGATTGGATGTCATTACAGCTTTTTCGGCCGCGGTGGCTTGCATCAATAATCTAGGGCCGGGGCTTGGGGAAATTGGACCGGCAACCACTTATGCATCGCTAACGGATTTTCAGACATGGATATGTAGCTTTGCCATGTTGCTGGGCAGATTGGAATTTTTTACCGTGCTCGCTATATTTACGCCTGCATTCTGGAGGAAATAAAATCCAGAATGGTACAAGCTTAGTTTATGCCAAATTTTCGTAAGGAGTATGGGTGGATAATGCCGGTGTATTGAAGGGTATTAAAGTCATGGTGATCGATGACAGTAACACGATTCGGAAAAGTGCCGAAATTTTTCTAAGACCATTTGGTTGTGAAGTCATATTGGCAGAAGATGGTTTCGATGCGATGTCTAAGATTGTTGAGAATCAGCCTGATATTATTTTTGTGGATATCACAATGCCGCGCCTGGATGGTTATCAAGCGTGTAAGTTAATAAAAAATAATCCAATTTATCAGTCTACGCCAGTGATTATGTTATCCAGCAAGGATGGATTATTTGATAAAGCGCGGGGCAGAATGGCAGGATCGAACGATTATCTGACTAAACCATTTACCGCAGAGGGTTTATTGAGCATAATACGCAACTATACTTTGCAGCAAAATTAAGTAACCTAATTTGGCGAATGAGAATGCCATTCTAATCTTCCATTGAGTTTAGTAAGGAGAGTGGGATTTATTTTTAATATGCTTGAGGAGTGTTTTCTTAGTATTTGTATACGAAGTAGAATCGGGTAAGTTTTGAGTAAAAATCCCTAAATTAGAGTAGGGGATTTTATGACAAATGACTTGACTTTGAGGGGTAAGGTCGACTAGCCTGAGAGGTGTGGTTAAATTAAGGGTAGAAAATAGGTTAATTTAACTGCCGAGATAAAAGCAGTACTAATTAATTAGTATTAGAAGTAGAAGAGTAAAAGAACGAGAAGTAGTTTTGATTAACAGTTAGGAGGTAGAAACATGGCAACAACTTACGGCACGTCAAGTGCATCAAGCGCAAGCTATGACATGTCACTGTGGTACGACTCGAAGTACTACAAACTGGGCATGTTAACAATGCTGTTGGTAGCGATATTCTGGATCTGGTACCAAAGAACGTTTGCATACTCACACGGTATGGACTCGATGGAACCGGAATTTGACAAAGTATGGATGGGCCTGTGGCGCGTACACATGACCCTGATGCCTTTGTTTGCGTTAGTAACCTGGGGTTGGATCCTGAAAACCCGTGACACCAAAGAACAACTGGACAACTTAGACACCAAGCTGGAAATCAAACGTTATTTCTACTGGATGATGTGGCTGGGCGTGTATCTGTTTGGTGTTTACTGGGGCGGCAGCTTCTTCACCGAACAAGACGCATCCTGGCACCAAGTGATTATTCGTGACACCAGCTTCACCCCAAGTCACGTAGTCGTGTTCTACGGTTCATTCCCAATGTACATCGTGTGTGGCGTAGCATCATACCTGTACGCGATGACCCGTCTGCCACTGTACAGCCGCGGCACATCATTCCCATTGGTTATGGCAATTGCTGGCCCATTGATGATTCTGCCAAACGTAGGTTTGAACGAATGGGGTCACGCATTCTGGTTCATGGAAGAACTGTTCAGCGCGCCACTGCACTGGGGCTTTGTGATTCTGGGCTGGGCAGGTTTATTCTCGGGCGGTATTGCAGCACAAATCATCACCCGTTACTCGAACCTGACTGATGTAACCTGGAACGGCTCAAGCAGAGACATTCTGAACAACCGTATCGTTCCTTAATTCTGAATGCAGCACATCCTTCCCGCCTGTGATACGGGCGGAAGGATAAGAAGACTTAAGTTACTATGCAGTAATGAAAACGAGCAATAAGCAGACGACAAAAAGAAGCAAGGGAATCGTCAAGTTTTCATAATTTAATATCACACGAAATGAAGAAGGGAGGGTCTAGTGAGTAGAACAGACGAAATTTTAGCAGCGGCCAAGATGGTGCCGGAAGCGGTCAAGATGTCCAGATACATAGATGCGGTATATTTTCCGATTCTGTGTATATTGCTGGTAGGAACCTATCACATGCACTTCATGCTGTTAGCAGGAGACTGGGATTTCTGGTTGGATTGGAAAGACCGTCAATGGTGGCCTGTAGTAACACCGATTGTAGGTATCATGTACTGTGCAGCACTGATGTATTACCTGTGGGTAAACTATCGCCTGCCATTTGGCGCGACACTCTGTATCGTATGCCTGTTAGTAGGTGAATGGCTGACCCGTTACTGGGGCTTCTACTGGTGGTCACACTATCCGATCAACTTTGTACTGCCATCGACCATGATTCCAGGTGCATTGATGATGGATACAATCATGTTGCTGACCGGTAACTGGCTGATCACAGCACTGTTAGGCGGCGGCTTCTTTGGATTATTCTTCTACCCAGGCAACTGGCCGATATTTGGCCCAACCCACTTACCAGTGGTTGTAGAAGGCGTACTGTTATCAGTAGCTGACTACACAGGTTTCCTGTACGTACGTACCGGTACACCTGAATATGTTCGCCTGATTGAGCAAGGCTCACTGCGCACCTTTGGTGGACACACCACAGTGATTGCAGCGTTCTTCGCAGCGTTCGTATCTATGCTGATGTTCTGCGTATGGTGGTACTTTGGCAAACTGTACTGCACCGCTTTCTACTATGTTAAAGGAGAAAGAGGACGCATCTCAATGAAGAACGACGTAACCGCGTTTGGTGAAAAAGGCTTTGCACAGGGGATTAGATAATGAATATAAGAAGCATATTTAAACTGGGCGTATTAGGCCTGTATGGAGCAGCGATTGGAGCGGCATCGCTGGCGATGACGCTGACGTTAGATGTTAAGACAGCAGCGGCACACGGTGAACGCTCACAAGAACCGTTCCTGCGTATGCGTAGTATTCAATGGTACGACTTGAAATGGCAACCGAAAGTCACCAAAGTCAACGACATTGCGACGATGACTGGTAACTTTCACTTAGCTGAAGACTGGCCACGTGCGGTAGGTAAACCAACCCGCGCCTTCTTTAACGTAGGTAGCCCAAGCCCGGTGTTTGTACGTTTAAGCACCAAACTGAACGGCGAACCAACGTTTATTTCAGGTCCTCTGGAAATTGGCCGTGACTATGCATTTGAAGTCAGACTGAAAGCCCGTATTCCAGGACGTCACCACATGCACGCGATGGTAAACATCAAAGATGCAGGTCCTATTGCAGGTCCAGCCTCATGGATGAACATCTCCGGCAGCTGGGATGACTTTACCAACCCAGTAACCACACTGACTGGTAAAACCATCGACCTGGAAACATTCAACTTCAGCAACGGTATATTCTGGCACATCGTATGGTTAGGCTTAGGCTGCTTCTGGATTGGCTACTTTGTAGCGAAACCGATGTTCCTGCCACGTAGCCGCGTATTGCTGGCGTATGGTGACGAACTGTTAACCTCCCCAACGGACAGAAAAGTAGGTCTGGCAGTTGCAATACTGACCTGCGCGATTGTTTGGGGCGGCTATCGTTACACCGAAAGCGTACACCCATACACAGTACCGATCCAAGCTGGCGAATCGAAAGTAGCACCGTTACCGATTGCACCGAACCCAGTTGCAATCAAAGTAACACATGCTAACTACGACGTACCTGGCCGTGCACTGCGTGTAACGATGGAAATCACCAACAACGGTGACACAGCGGTTAACATTGGTGAATTCACGACAGCGGGCGTACGCTTTGTGAACGAACTGGGCCGCAAACACCTGGATCCTGACTATCCAAGAGAACTGGTAGCAACCGGCTTATCGATGGATGATGACAGAGGCGTTCAACCTGGAGAAACCCGTGAAGTTAAGATGGAAGCCAAAGATGCGTTGTGGGAAGTACAACGTTTGATGGCACTGTTGGGTGACCCTGAAAGCCGTTTTGGCGGATTGTTGATGACCTGGGATGAAGCAGGCAATCGTTATATCAACAGTATTGCTGGCGCGGTAATTCCAGTCTTTACCAAACTGTAAGAGAAGTTAAGTATCAACACCGGTACACCACTGTCGAAAGACAGCCGGTGTACCGGTTTTTTTTATCGGTAGAGAAAAGAGTAAAAATTTAGGGTATTAAAAGAATGCGGACAAAAGAATTGGCAAAATTAGAGGCGCTCATCCAAGAGGAGGATTTGTCGTGGTCAGGCAAATAGCACAAACGGGGACAGCAGTCTTTACACTTGTTATGGCACTGTATGCCGGCACAGCTGGTGCACATGGCAAAGTAGCGATGGAAGAAGACAACTGCATGCGCCGGATCGGCGAGAACATGATTCACCTCAGTACCTATCAGCCACAAGTAAACGAAGAAGGACATTACTGCACGGAAATACCCAAAGCGGGCAATGCCATACTCGTGATAGATTTAGTAGACCCTGCACTGCGTGAGATGCCGATAGGCGTAAAGGTTATGAAAGGCAGCAAAGCTGGCGAAGGGGACACGGTCACCAACCTGCACGCGGCGATGTATCAGGACGGCGTGATCAGCACGCAAAGCCCCCTCGAACAAGGGAAATATCTGGTATTGATTACTGCCGAAGGCGTACCGCCACTAAACTATGAATATCATTTACGGGTGGAAATGATCAACTATGCCGAAGTATTCAGAGCCACCATAGGACCGGCAGTCGGCCTATTGCTGACCACAATACTTGGGTATAAACTCATCCGGTCAAGACGTTTCAGAGACTGGCTGGCAACGCGCCGGGCCAACAAGAACTGAACAATCTGATAGCAAACAGAGCATATTAGAGACTAACCATTTATAGACACAGGAAATCCAAACGATGTCAGCAAGACTCATAGAAATGAAACAAGCATTATTCGCGGTTATACTTGCAACAGGTATGATATTTACCTCACAAGCACAAGCGCACGGTGGTTTGGCACTGGCTGAAGACATGTGCGTATTGACGGTAGGACCGTACCGGATGCACTTTACCGGTTATCAACCCTTATCGCAGGAAGAAGAATTCTGTGAAGACATACCGGAAACAGGCAAGACCGTGATCGCACTGGACTATATCCAGGAAGAGTTACGTCCGTTGAAGACGGAAGTGAGGATTATTCGTGATACAGGATCGGAAGCGAATCTGGACGAGATCACAGTATTCCACTTACCACCGAAGGTATACCCATCGGCATCGATTACGGTAGATCACACCTTTCCGGAGAAAGGCAAGTTTGTAGGGCTGGTGACGGTGACGGGTGGAGCGCAGGACTATGTATCACGCTTTCCGTTCTCGGTAGGTGAAGGCCGTCCGACCCCGAAAGCAGCGATTATTGCACCGGTTGTGCTGGTCCTCGCTGTTGCCGCTTTCTTCTTCTTGCGTAAGCGTAAACCGAAAGCTGCTTGATAATATAGCAAGTCAAAAAACACAAAAAGCACAGCAGGAAATTTCCTGCTGTGCTTTTTTTCTATTCGGAAATTAGAAATGCGCGCTTTCTGATCAACGGGTACTACTAGTTGACTTATCCATATGCGATTGTAAAACCTTATACAACCGCGCCATCATTTTCTAAAGGTTTTTTCTCAATCTTAACCAGATCTTCGCGTTTGACGCCTAGAAGCATGATGATTGAGCTGCCGACCATAATCGACGAATAAATCCCGAACCAAATACCGATGGTTAATGCCAGCGCAAAGTAGTGAAGCACTTCACCGCCGAATAAAAGCATCGCGATGACGACCATTTGTGTGCTTCCATGGGTAATGACTGTACGTGACATCGTTTGTGTAATGGCGCTATCGATGACTTCGGTAATGGATGCTTTGCGATATTTACGGAAATTCTCGCGGATTCGATCGAAAATAACGACCGACTCATTAACGGAGTAACCCAATATGGCCAATATGGCGGCGAGTACGGTGAGCGAAAATTCCCATTGGAAAAAAGCAAAGCAGCCAACGATGATAACAACGTCATGCAAGTTGGCAATAATACCCGATACGCCAAATTTCCACTCGAACCGTACTGCCAAGTAAGCAACGATACCCAGCGAAACAAATAGCAAGGCAAGCGCACCGTTTTCCAGTAATTCTGCTCCAACTTGCGGACCGACGAATTCCATTCGCTTCATTTCTACCGAAGAATCCGACTGTTTCAATGCATCCATAACGGTTTCCGACAATTGCGCGCTGGAAACATTAGGTTTAATTGGTAAGCGAATTAGAACCTCACGAGAGGTGCCGAAATTTTGCACACTGGCGTCAGACATACCGAGATCGGTGAGTACGCTTCTGACTTTTTCGAGATCAGCGGCTTGATTGTAACTGACTTCCAGTACTGTTCCGCCTGTGAAATCTACACCGAGATTGAGTCCTTTTGTGGCAATAAAGAAAACAGATAGAGCAAATGTCACAATTGAAATGACAGCCCCGACCCGTCTCCATCGCATAAAGGGAATGTTACGATTAAATCTAAAAAATTCCATGACTTACTTCCTTATAAATCCGATCAATCAGCTTTTGGATTGCTTGGTATCAGATGATTTTCGCTTGTTTTTAGCCTTACCCGGCTTTCTTTCGCTCGATTCAGCTTGAACATCAAGATCAGCTTCTTGGATAACTTCAGCTTTAGCCTCAGGCTGTTCTGTAATTCTTTTCTGAGTATCGATCGATTCTTCGCCTGCTTTGTCACGAACT
The DNA window shown above is from Nitrosomonas sp. Is35 and carries:
- the trkA gene encoding Trk system potassium transporter TrkA codes for the protein MKIIILGAGQVGSSVAESLVSEANDITMVDIDSKRLALLQDRLDLRTVVGNASHPSVLVNAGAHDADMVLAVTEHDETNLVACKLAATLFNTPTKIARIRSTEYLTHPEIFSTENFCVDFAISPEQILTEYIEKLVEFPEALQVLDFASGKVSLVAVRALKGGSLVGQELQQLRKHVPNVDTRVAAIFRQDRPIIPEGDTIIEAEDEVFFIAATEDIRTVMRELRKMDRPVKHVMIAGGGKIGRRLAMTLEKDYQVRIIERNYQACERLAGELSNALVLHGDATDETLLESESIAEMDLFCALTNDEENNIMAALLAKRMGAHKVIALINRRAYVDLVQGSRIDIAISPAQVTIGSLLAYVRHGDVAAVHSLRRGAAEALELVAHGDARSSKVVGRKIDEIKLPKGATIGAIVRGLPRTEGLFGESLSSAELEKNLAESSHSIRVIIAHHDTVIESEDHVILFVVNRKMIREVEKLFQVNVGFL
- a CDS encoding methane monooxygenase/ammonia monooxygenase subunit B gives rise to the protein MNIRSIFKLGVLGLYGAAIGAASLAMTLTLDVKTAAAHGERSQEPFLRMRSIQWYDLKWQPKVTKVNDIATMTGNFHLAEDWPRAVGKPTRAFFNVGSPSPVFVRLSTKLNGEPTFISGPLEIGRDYAFEVRLKARIPGRHHMHAMVNIKDAGPIAGPASWMNISGSWDDFTNPVTTLTGKTIDLETFNFSNGIFWHIVWLGLGCFWIGYFVAKPMFLPRSRVLLAYGDELLTSPTDRKVGLAVAILTCAIVWGGYRYTESVHPYTVPIQAGESKVAPLPIAPNPVAIKVTHANYDVPGRALRVTMEITNNGDTAVNIGEFTTAGVRFVNELGRKHLDPDYPRELVATGLSMDDDRGVQPGETREVKMEAKDALWEVQRLMALLGDPESRFGGLLMTWDEAGNRYINSIAGAVIPVFTKL
- a CDS encoding response regulator, producing MVIDDSNTIRKSAEIFLRPFGCEVILAEDGFDAMSKIVENQPDIIFVDITMPRLDGYQACKLIKNNPIYQSTPVIMLSSKDGLFDKARGRMAGSNDYLTKPFTAEGLLSIIRNYTLQQN
- a CDS encoding thioredoxin family protein, translating into MASLETPVCDFGWKAVDFDLLGVDGKRYNLASAKGENGLLVMFICNHCPYVKAVQDRIIRDVNELKSHGINAIAIMSNDPADYPEDSFENMALVAKQLNYPFPYVWDETQEIAKRYGAVCTPDFFGFNNKLELQYRGRLDASRKEAAPADVRRDLFEGMLQVAKTGRGPAEQIPSIGCSIKWRSE
- the secF gene encoding protein translocase subunit SecF, producing MEFFRFNRNIPFMRWRRVGAVISIVTFALSVFFIATKGLNLGVDFTGGTVLEVSYNQAADLEKVRSVLTDLGMSDASVQNFGTSREVLIRLPIKPNVSSAQLSETVMDALKQSDSSVEMKRMEFVGPQVGAELLENGALALLFVSLGIVAYLAVRFEWKFGVSGIIANLHDVVIIVGCFAFFQWEFSLTVLAAILAILGYSVNESVVIFDRIRENFRKYRKASITEVIDSAITQTMSRTVITHGSTQMVVIAMLLFGGEVLHYFALALTIGIWFGIYSSIMVGSSIIMLLGVKREDLVKIEKKPLENDGAVV
- a CDS encoding methane monooxygenase/ammonia monooxygenase subunit A, which codes for MSRTDEILAAAKMVPEAVKMSRYIDAVYFPILCILLVGTYHMHFMLLAGDWDFWLDWKDRQWWPVVTPIVGIMYCAALMYYLWVNYRLPFGATLCIVCLLVGEWLTRYWGFYWWSHYPINFVLPSTMIPGALMMDTIMLLTGNWLITALLGGGFFGLFFYPGNWPIFGPTHLPVVVEGVLLSVADYTGFLYVRTGTPEYVRLIEQGSLRTFGGHTTVIAAFFAAFVSMLMFCVWWYFGKLYCTAFYYVKGERGRISMKNDVTAFGEKGFAQGIR
- a CDS encoding inositol monophosphatase, with amino-acid sequence MLEEVITAVKEVAQQVIMPRYLQVDRQIKADGSFFTEADVAAQNALLEKLQKIHPAAAMGEEMTKQEQEAQWIKGQSGLWSIDPIDGTSNFLNGLPYFAISVAFMEQGKSVLGVIYNPVTDEMFYATKGGGAFLNGIALPLKTYTPALSGAMANVDLKRLDRKFAARVAAYPPFASQRNFGACALEWCYTAAGYFDLYLHGGQKPWDYGAGSLILAEAGGHMCGFEQDDYWAGSPWTRSVIAALDPGLFAQWRDWVRENRKE
- a CDS encoding 16S rRNA (uracil(1498)-N(3))-methyltransferase: MHARFYHPEEITAGTIIELSAGNKHHAARVLRLKEGDAVTLFNGQGGEFSAHITSITKSSTAVRVDAYHAIDCESPLSIELAQAVCVNEKMDWIIQKAVELGVTRIQPVTTARSIVHLSGERAGKRQQHWQKIVISACEQCGRNYVPQVLPLISLPEWLSRKKSGRSPHDGCFMLSTTATQSLKEIAKPPADANLALVIGSEGGFTPEEEAAVLHTGFVPLRLGKRILRTESAALTAIAALQTLWGDF
- a CDS encoding TrkH family potassium uptake protein, yielding MNRLLTVVNVLGKMVLVFGLTMLIPFGLALWIDDGARFVFGESILITLGSGLVMWLATRRYQRELQTRDGFLLVVMVWSGLPAFAMLPLLLYLPELNLSMAYFEAVSGLTATGGTVLSGLDALPPSINLWRGEIVWLGGMGLIVLAVAILPLLGVGGRQLLNAEIPGPMKENKLTPRIAETAKGLWSIYASLTLACVFAYKWAGMDWFDAVMHAFTTLGLGGFSSHDASYAYWDSPLIESVAIVFMLIAGINFATHFLAWRAKSLTPYRYDSEVSWYVMILFLSCAGLALYLWLTGVYSEPLIALRYAAFNIVSVATTTGYSNTDYNLWPIFVPLWMLFLSGFCTSSGSTGGGIKMIRARILYQQVYREIITIMHPNAVMPAKLGRSVLASRVILAVLVFLFVYTASIVLMMLMLTLSGLDVITAFSAAVACINNLGPGLGEIGPATTYASLTDFQTWICSFAMLLGRLEFFTVLAIFTPAFWRK
- a CDS encoding methane monooxygenase/ammonia monooxygenase subunit C: MATTYGTSSASSASYDMSLWYDSKYYKLGMLTMLLVAIFWIWYQRTFAYSHGMDSMEPEFDKVWMGLWRVHMTLMPLFALVTWGWILKTRDTKEQLDNLDTKLEIKRYFYWMMWLGVYLFGVYWGGSFFTEQDASWHQVIIRDTSFTPSHVVVFYGSFPMYIVCGVASYLYAMTRLPLYSRGTSFPLVMAIAGPLMILPNVGLNEWGHAFWFMEELFSAPLHWGFVILGWAGLFSGGIAAQIITRYSNLTDVTWNGSSRDILNNRIVP